ATGTTGCTGCTGCGTCCGGACCGGTTCGTGGCCGCGGTCTTCACGGCCGGCGAAGCAGCCGCGATCGAATCCAAGCTCGCCCATTGGCTTGGCCTAGGAGACAACCCATCGCCGGACGGGTTGTGAGAGATCACCAACAGACGGGCCGGGGGAAGTCTCATGCTGAACCCAACCACGAGCCATGCGGGAGAACACAGTGAGCGCACTCTGGAAGGTCACCGCGTTGGCGGGCGGTGTGATGCTGGCCCTCGCGGCCTGCGGAACCGGCGGTTCCTCGACCGGCAACGCCGCGTCCACCGCGAAGCTGGTCAGCGGAGCAACCTTTACCTACTCCACCAGCACCAGCCTCGGTAGCCTCGATCCCTATCAGACGACGCTGAACGACACGTTCGTCTTCGACTCGTTCCTGTACGGCACGCTGATCGTACTCGATGCCAACGGCAACGTTCAGGCGCAGCTGGCGGAGAAGTGGTCGGCCGAGGGAACCAAGAAGGCGACCTTCACCCTGCGCGCGGGCGTGACCTGCTCGGACGGCAGCCGTTTGCAGGCGAGCGACGTCGCCGCGGTGATGAACTACCTCGCCAAGCCGGCCAGCAGGTCTCCCTTGCTGGGCCAGCTGGTACAGCCCGGGACGACCGCGACCGCCGACGACGCGACGCGGACCGTGACCATCACCAGCGGGAAGCCGGATCCGTTCCTGGTCGAGTCCCTCGGGTCGACGCCGATCGTCTGCAAGGCCGCGCTGGAGAATCCGAAGCTCCGGGCCGAGGGGAAGGCCGGCAGCGGCGCGTACAAGATCTCCGAGATCGCGCAGGGCGATCACTACACGGCCGAGCTCCGGACCGACTACGCCTGGGGCCCCGGGGACTGGAAGAGCAACGGGGCGGGCGTGCCCGCGAAGGTGACCGCCCGAGTCGTGTCCAGCCCGACGACCGCCGCGAACCTCTTGCTCTCCGGCGAGCTGAACTCGGCGCGGTTGTCAGGAATCGAGCAGGTGCGGGTGGCGGCCCGGAAGCTCCCGAGCGTCAACACGCAGCTTCCCGCGGAGCTGCTGTTCAACCAGGCGGCCGGTCGCCCGGCCGCGGATCTTGCTGTCCGGACCGCGATCGTCCAGGCGCTCGACCTGGCGAAGATCGGCAAGGTGCTCTCCGGCGACAAGGGTGAGCCGCTGCGTCAGATCCTTCAAGGTGGCGTCCCCAACTACTGTCCGGGGAACACGGTCCAAGGCAACCTCCCGGCCACGGACGTCGCCGCCGCGAAGGCAGCCCTGGACAAGGCGGGCTGGACGGTCGGCGCCGACGGCATCCGGGCGAAGAACGGCCGCCAGCTCGCCTTCGTGATGATCTACAAGTTCACTTCGGGACAACCGACGGCTGCCGCCGAGCTCATTCAGGAGCAGCTGAAGGCGATCGGGGTCAAGGTGACGCCGAAGGTGGTCGACGGCCCGGCGGCGGGCAACGCGCTCGGTACCGACAACTGGGATCTGCTGATGGCGAACCTGCAGGTCAACAACCCGTACGCGTTCGTACCCTCCTTCTCCGGTGCCGCCTTTCCGGACGGTGGCACGAACTTCGGCAGCGCGCACAACGCGGAGTACGACCAACTGACCGCGAAAGCGGCGGCGATGCCGGGCAAGACCGGATGCGAACTGTGGAACCAGGCCGAGGCCGCGCTGGTACGGAACGTCGACATCGTGCCGTTCTACGCGCTGGACACCCCGATCTTCGGCAACCGGGCGACGTTCACGATCGCGCGGTTCGCCTGGTCCATCCAGATGACCGCCAACTGAGCCGGGCGCGAGAATGCTGAGCTCTACGTTCCTGACCCGGCGGATCGGCCGGCTGCTCGTGTCGGTCTGGGTGCTGGTGTCGGCATCCTTCGCGATGATTCACCTCGTCCCCGGCGATCCAGTGCGGTCGGCGCTGGGCTTGACGGCATCGCCCGAGGTGGTCGAGGCCAGGCGCGAGGCGCTCGGCCTGAACAACTCCCTCCCGACGCAGTATGTCGACTACCTGCGCAGCCTCCTGCACGGCGACTTCGGCACCTCCATCGTGTCGAACCTGCCAGTGTCACAAGTGATTCAGGAGCGCCTGCCCGCGAGTCTGCAGCTGGCAGTGCCCGCCTTCGTCGTCCTGATGGTGCTGGCGGTCGTTCTCGGAGTGGTGACCGCGGTCTTGACGCGCGGCGGGCGGCGGCCCGGTCTGCACCTCGGTTACACGGCTGCCAGCACGATCCTCGGGGCGATACCGGACTTCATCCTCGCGGTCGTACTGGTGGCGGTCTTCGCGGTCGGCCTCGGCTGGCTGCCGGTCGCCGGTCGCGACGGCATCAGTTCGTTCATCCTGCCCGTACTGACACTGTCTCTGGGCGCCGCCGCGGTGCTGTCGCGCGTTGTCCGGGCGGAGCTGCTGTCGGTGCTGGACAACGACTTCGTCCGGACCGCCAAGTCAAAACGGCTGCCGGCCCGGATCGTCTATCTACGGCACGCGTTGCCGAATGCGCTCACCGCGACGCTGACCATCGGCGGTCTGCTGCTGGCCGGGCTGGCCGCGGGCATGGTGCTGGTCGAGAACGTCTTCCAGTGGCCGGGCATGGGCACGGTCCTGGTGCAGTCGATCCAGCAGAAGGACTATCCGATGGTGCAGGCGCTGGTACTCGTCTATGGAGGTCTCACCTTGACGATCAACCTCTGCGTCGACCTGCTGCTTGCCTTTCTCGACCCACGGTCGACCGTGAAGGCGAGCTAGGCGATGGCGAGGCATGACTCGGTCTGGCTCCGGATCGTGCGGACGCCGCTCGGCGCCTGCTCGGCCGCGCTACTGGTGCTGGTCCTTGGGACCGCCGTGCTGGCGCCGGTGCTGTGGGGTGACCAGGCCGCCGCCACCGACATCGATGCGCTGTCCCAGGGTCCGTCGGCGGCGCATGTGCTCGGCACCGACTCGTTGGGCCGGGACATTCTCTACCGGCTGCTGGTCGCGACCCGGCTCTCGATCGAGCTCACCCTGGCAGCGACCATCGCCGGTGTCACGCTCGGGCTCCTGCTGGGGCTCGCGCCCTTCGTGCTGGGCCGAGTGCCGGGCCGCTTCGTCACGGCGGTCGTGAACATCGCCGTCGCCTTCCCGGCCCTGCTGCTGGTGCTCTTCTTCGCGGTCGTCTTCGGTACGACGACCCGCGGCGCCGTGCTGGCGCTCGCGGTCGCGATGGCGCCGTTCTACGCACGGCTGACCCAGACGCTGGCCGCTTCGGTGGCCGGCCGGGATTTCGTCGCGGCGGCTCGGGTCGCGGGAGCCGGCCGGTTCCGTACGCTGGTACGCCATATCATCCCCAACATCAGTGGGCAGCTGATCATCAACGCGATGATCGGTGCCGCCGGCAACCTGGTCGCGTTCGCGGGCCTGTCCTTTCTCGGCATCGGCGTGCAGCCCCCGCAGTACGACTGGGGGCGGACGCTGAACGAGGGGCTGCCGGCGATCTACACCAACCCGGCGGCCGCGCTCGCGCCGGCGGTCACCGTGGTGATCGCCGCACTCGCGTTCAACCTGTTCGGCGAAGCCACCGCGCAGGTGATGGGCGTACGGGTTCCGAGTCGCCGCTTTTCCGGCCGGCCTCATCAGGTGCCGAGGACAGAGGAACCCGATCAGGTCAGCGGCGAACCGCTGCTGGCGGTGAAGAACCTCCGGGTGTCCTTTCCGGGGCGCGACGGGTGGACGACGCCGGTGCGTGGTGTCAGCTTCAGCATGGGAGCCGGCGACGCGGTCGGAATCGTCGGGGAGTCCGGCTCGGGCAAGTCCGTCACGGCGCTCGCGGTGGCGAAGCTGATCGAGCGGCCGGGTTCGGTCGTCGCGGACGAACTCAGCTTCGAGGGGAACTCGTTGCTCGGTGCCGCCGACCACCGGCAACGGCGGATGCTCGGCACGTCGCTGGCGATGGTCTTCCAGGATCCGATGGCCTCGCTCAACCCGGCCATGAAGATCGGCCGGCAACTGTCCGAGGTCCCGGTTCAGCACCAGGGCCTCGATCGCAAACGGGCGCTGGACAAGGCGGTCCGCGCGTTGCAGGCGGTCCGGATCCAGGCGGCGGCTCGTCGCGTACGGCAGTATCCGCATCAGCTTTCGGGTGGGATGCGGCAACGGGTGATGATCGCCATGGGGCTGATGGCGACGCCGCGGCTGATCGTGGCCGACGAGCCGACCACCGCGCTCGACGTCACCGTGCAGTGGCAGGTACTGCGCCAACTGCAGGAGGCCCGAGCCGATCAGGGCGCCGGAATCCTGCTCATCTCCCACGACATCAGCGTCATCTCCAGGACCTGCGATCGCGTCCTCGTCATGTACGCCGGCCGGATCGTCGAGGACCTGCCGACGGCCGCCATCTTCACCCGGGCCAGCCATCCGTACACGCGGGCGCTGCTGGCCGCGGTGCCGGATATCGAGACCGACCGTGAGCAGCCACTGGCGGTGATCCCGGGCCGGCCACCGGAACCGGATCAGATACCTGCCGGCTGCGCGTTCGCGGCCCGCTGCCCGGCGGCAGACGCGGTCTGCGGCAGTGATGATCCGGTCCTGATCAGCATCGGCGACCGGCACCGGGTCGCGTGCTGGCACGCACACGATCCCGAGGTGGCAGGATGAACGAGTTCCGGTTCGCCGAGGTCGACGTCCAGTACGGAAGCGGCCGGCAGGCGATGAAGGCGGTCGACCAGGTGTCCCTGGTCGTACCGGCGGGCAAAGTGGTCGGGCTGGTCGGCGAGTCGGGCTCGGGAAAGTCCACGCTGGCCAGGGCCGCGGTCGGTCTGGCGCCGATCAGTGCCGGCCAGGTTCTGCTCGACGGCGTCGACGTCCGCAAGGCCCGTCGGCGTGGCCTGCCGCCGCCGATCCAGCTGATCTTCCAGGATCCTTCCTCCGCGCTCGATCCGCGGATGAGCGTGGGCGCGTCGATCGCCGAAGCGATACCGCGGCCGGTGCGACGGAACCGCGCCACCCGGCAGGCGGAGGTGGCTCGCCTGCTGGAGCTGGTCGGCCTCGACCCGGACCGGATGGCGATGCTGCCCGGGTTGCTGTCCGGCGGCCAGCGGCAACGCGTCGCGTTCGCCCGGGCCCTGGCCGCACGGCCGAGCGTACTGATCGCCGACGAAGTCACGTCCGCGCTGGATGTCTCGGTCCAGGGCGGCGTACTCAACCTGATGCGGGACCTGCAGAGCCGGCTCGGCCTGAGCATGCTGTTCATCTCGCACAACCTGGCAGTGGTGCGGTACATCAGCGACTACATCGCGGTGATGTACCTCGGCCGGATCGTCGAGGCGGGTCCGGTCGACGAAGTACTCAAGGATCCGCGACACCCGTACACCCGCGAGCTGTTCGACGCCGCGCCGCATCGCAACGTGCAGTCCACGCTGCTCGACGACGAGATGCCCGCGGAGCTGGCCACGGTCGAGCCGCCGGATCCGCACCAGCCGCCGCCCGGCTGCCGGTTCCACACCCGGTGTCCGGTCGGCCCGTTGCTGCGGACCGACCGCGACCTCTGCGTGCAGGCCGATCCGCAGGCCGCGGCCGCTGAGCGAGCGCACCAAGCTGCCTGCCATTTCGCCGACAGCCCAGCCGGCAGTCCCGCCGAATCAGCTATCAAGTGAGGTGTGATGACGTGACCGATCATCAAGAGTTGTACGTCGGCGGCGAGTGGGTACGACCGGCGGGCCAGGAGCGGCTGACGGTGCGATCGGCATCCACCGAAGCGATCATCGGGTCCGTTCCGGCCGCGTCCGCGGCGGACGCCGACGCGGCCGTGCGGGCCGCGCGAGCTGTCTGCACGGATCCGGGTGGCTGGTCGGCCTGGCCTCCGGCGCGGCGTGCCGACGTGCTGGACCGCTTCGCCGATGAGCTCGACCGCCGCGCCGAGGACATCATCACCGCGATCTGCCGGCAGAACGGCATGCCGCTCGCCATCGCCCGCCAGATCGAGGCGGGTTCCGCCGCCCGCCTGCTCCGGTACTACGCGCGGCTGATCCGCGAGCTCCCGATCGAGGAGACGCGGCCCGGATTGCTGGTCAAGGAAACCCTGGTACGGCGCCGCCCGATTGGAGTGGTTGCCGCCATCCTGCCGTGGAACGTGCCGCAGACACTGATGTTCGCGAAGGTGGCGCCGGCGTTGGCGGCGGGCTGCCCGATCATCGTGAAGCCGTCGCCGGAGACCGTTCTCGACGCCTACCTGGTGGCCGAAGCCGCCGAAGCAGCCGGGATTCCGCGTGGCGTGCTGAGCATCCTGCCCGGCGGCCGGGAGCTCGGAGCGTACCTCGTCTCGCATCCTGAGGTCGACCGGGTCGCCTTCACCGGTTCCACCGAAGGCGGCCGCGCGGTCGCGGAGGCCTGCGCGCGGCTGCTTCGGCCGGTGTCGCTAGAGCTCGGCGGGAAGTCGGCCGCCATCGTGCTCGACGACGCGGACCTGGAGCCGGACGAAGTCCGCGCGGACCTGTTCGCCGCGACCTTGGCCAACAGCGGTCAGGTCTGCTTCCTCGGCACCCGGGTGCTCGCGCCCCGCAGCCGGTACGCCGAAGTGGTCGAGTTGTTCGAGCAGATCCTCAAGTCCGCTCCGGTGGGTGACCCGCTCGACGAGCGGACGCTGATCGGGCCGATGGTGAGTGCGCGGCAGCGTGATCGGGTGCAGGGCTACATCGAGGCCGGCCGGGCCGACGGCGCACGGGTAGTGGTCGGCGGCGACCGGGTCTCCGGACCTGGCTGGTTCGTTCAGCCCACGCTGTTCGCCGACGTCGACAACTCTGCCCGGATCGCCCAGGAGGAGATCTTCGGGCCGGTCCTGTCGGTGATCCCGTACGACGCGGACGATGACGCGGTCCGGATCGCCAACGACTCGCAGTACGGACTGGGTGGGACTGTCTGGTCTGGCGATCCCGAGCGCGCGCTGGCGGTCGCTTCGCGGGTGCAGACCGGCACGATCGGCATCAACGGGTACGCCCCGGAGCCGACCGCGCCGTTCGGGGGAGTCAAAGCCAGCGGGATCGGCCGGGAGTACGGGCCGGAGGGACTCGCCAGCTATCAGTAACTCCAGTCCGTCTACTTCCCGGCCGGGCGGCCGACCCCGGCCGGCGGGCACTGACCCCGGCCGGGCCGGCGCTGATCACGGCTGGGCCGGCGCTGATCACGGCTGGGCCGGCAGCGTTGGCGCCTCATCCGTCGGTGGGGTGCCGGGCGAGTCCCGGGCCGTGTGACCGTTGCAGGGTCCGGGCGACGGCCTCGGCTTCGCCGAGCACCCGCAACACGTTGCCACCGGCAAGCTTTGTCAGATCCTCGTCGGACCAGCCCCGGCCGGCCAGCGCCGCGAACAGTCGCGGATAGCCGGTCACGTCCGCCAGCCCGCTCGGCAGCGCGTCGCAGCCGTCGTAGTCACCACCGATCCCGAGCTGATCGACGCCGGCGACCTCGCGAATGTGATCCAGGTGCGCGATCACCTGCTCGATGGTCACGACGGGCCGCGGGTGCGTCGCCTGCCACGCCGCGCTGGCCTGGCGCCACTCGAAGAACTCCTGGGAGACGAAGTCGGGAGCGAACGTGGCCATGCACACTCCACCGTTGCCACGCAGACTCTCCAGTACGTCGTCGGGAACGTTCCGCGCGGCCGGGCAGATCGAACGGGCGGACGAATGCGAGAAGATCACCGGCGCCGCGGTGACTCGCAGCGCGTGCCGCATCGTGTCCGCAGACACGTGGGACAGATCGACCAGCATGCCCAGCCGGTTCATCTCCCGGACAACCTCCGTACCGAAGGTGGACAAGCCGTGATGCACCGGTTCGTCGGTGGCCGAGTCCGCCCATGGCGTGTTGGTGTTGTGCGTCAGGGTCAGGTAGCGCACGCCGAGTTGGTACAGCATCCGCAGTGCACCGAGCGAGTTGTCGATCGAATGTCCACCTTCGGCGCCGATCAGCGCCGCGATCCGGCCGTGGGCGAACGCGGTCTCCACGTCCGCGACCGACGTCGCCAGCGCCAGGTCATCGGGGTAGCGGCGAACCATCTCGTACACGCAGTCGATCTGTTCCAGGGTGGCCGTCACGGCCTGCCCGCCCGGGAGAGTGGCCGGTACGAACACCGACCAGAACTGACCGCCGACGAGTCCGGCCCGCAGCCGGGGCAGATCGGTATGAGTGTGGAGCGACGTGTCCGCGCCGATGTCGAGCCGGCCGAAGTCGTAGTCCGTCAACTCGCGAACGGCCCAGGGCAGATCGTTGTGCCCGTCGATCAGTGGCCGCTCGCGAAGCAGCCGATTCACGCGCGTGAGAGCGGCACGCCCGCCCGTCATGTCCATACTTCCAGCCAACCATCCACCACTCCCGCGGGGCTTGTGAAAGCAGACAACCAACTCCCGCACCTCTCATCCGCCTCCACACAAGAGTGGATCGCGGGGGCTAGGGTGGACGGCATGTTGGGACTTGCCGCGGGGATCCGGGTTTGTCTGTTCGACCTGGATGGGGTGTTGACGGATACGGCTGCCGTGCACGCCGCGGCCTGGAAGGAGATGTTCGACGAGTTCCTGCGGGCCGACTCGGCGGCGCGGGGGATTCCGTTCCGGGCATTCGACGCGCGGGCGGAGTACGACGCGTACGTGGACGGTAAGCCGCGTGCCGATGGCGTCCGGGACTTCCTGGCCTCGCGGGGGATCAGCTTGCCGGACGGGAATGCCGACGACCCGCCGGCCGCCCGGACCGTGAACGGGCTGGGGAACCGGAAGAACGACGCGGTTCAGCGCCGGATCCGGACCGACGGCGTGCGGGTGTTCGAGGGTTCGCGGAAGTACTTGCAGGCGGCCGAACAGGCGGGGCTCCGGCGGGCGGTGGTGTCGTCCAGCGCGAACACCCGCGAGGTGCTGGACGTGACCGGGCTCGCCCAGTACGTCGAGCAGATCGTCGACGGGGTGACGATTCGTACCCAAGGGCTGAAGGGCAAGCCCGCGCCGGACACGTTCCTGGCGGCGGCGAAGGGGTTCGGGACGGAGCCGTCCGCGGCGGCGGTCTTCGAGGACGCGCTGGCCGGCGTGTCCGCTGGGCGTTCGGGCCACTTCGGGCAGGTGATCGGCGTCGATCGCGTCGGCCAGGCCGGCGAACTGAAGACCCACGGCGCCGACATCGTCGTCCGCGACCTGGCGGACCTGCTGACATGAGCGTCGGCGAACGGCATCCGATCCGGCTGACTTGTTGGAGGGCGTGTGATTGACCGTGGGCACCATCCGATCGAGCCGTGGCGGTTGCGGGAGACGCGGCTGGCGCTGGACAAGCTGGCCCAGTCCGAGTCCTTGTTCGCGCTCTCGAACGGTCACATCGGCCTGCGCGGCAACCTCGACGAAGGCGAGCCGTACGCGATTCCCGGTACCTACCTGAACTCCTTCTACGAGCAGCGCCCACTCCCGTACGCGGAGGCCGGCTACGGGTACCCGGAGTCCGGTCAGACGCTGGTCGATGTCACCAACGGCAAGCTGATCCGCCTGCTGGTCGACGATTCGCCGTTCGACGTACGCTACGGCTTCCTCACCAAGCATGAGCGGTCGCTCGACTTCCGGACCGGCATCCTCGAACGCGACGTGGACTGGACGTCACCGGGCGGCAAGCGGATCCGGGTACGCAGCCGGCGGCTGGTCTCGCTGACGCAGCGCGCGGTCGCCGCGATCGAGTACGTGGTGGAAGCGGTCGACCAGCCGGCCAGGTTCGTCATCCAGTCCGAGCTGGTCGCGAACGAGGCGCAGCCGAAGCTGTCCGACGATCCGCGCGTGGCCGCTGTACTGGAGAATCCGTTGAAGCCGGTCAGCCACGACGGCGGCGAGCACGGCACCGTACTGCTCCATCGCACCACCCGCAGCCAGCAGTTGATGGCCGCCGCGATGGGACACGAGGTGGAGACCACGGCCCGGTACGCGATGGACCAGGATGTCCGCGAGGACTGGGCCCGGACCACGGTGATCTGCCAGTTGCAGCCGGGCGAGAGCCTGCGCGTGGTGAAGTACCTGGCGTACGGCTGGTCCAGCCTGCGCTCCGAGACCGCGATCCGGGACCAGGTCGCCGCGGCGCTGGCGAGTGCGCGGTTCTCCGGCTGGGACGGGTTGACCAAGCAGCAGGTCGAGTTCCTGGACGACTTCTGGGACGGCGCCGACGTCGAGGTGGAAGGGCATCCGGAGCTGCAACAGGCGGTCCGGTTCGCGTTGTTCCACGTACTGCAGGCGGGCGCGCGGGCCGAGCGGCGGGCGATTCCGTCGAAGGGCCTGACCGGCGCCGGGTACGACGGGCACACGTTCTGGGACACCGAAGGTTTCGTGCTGCCGGTGCTCACGTACACGCTGCCCGATGCCGCGGCCGATGCGCTGCGCTGGCGGCATTCGACGCTGGAGATGGCGAAACAGCGTGCCGAGGAGCTCGGTTTCCGTGGCGCGGCGTTCCCGTGGCGGACGATCCGCGGTCAGGAATGTTCGGGCTACTGGCCGGCGGGGACGGCGGCGTTCCACATCAACGCGGACATCGCCGAGGCGGTGATGCGCTACCACCGGGCCACCGGCGACGAGGACTTCCTCGCCGAGGTCGGACTCGAGGTGCTGATCGAGACCGCCCGGCTGTGGATGTCGCTCGGGCACCACGACCGCGACGGCCGCTGGCACCTGCCCGGCGTGACCGGACCGGACGAGTACAGCGCTGTTGCCGACGACAACGTTTTCACCAACCTGATGGCGGCGCGCAACCTGCGGTCCGCGGCCGAGGTCGCCGCGAAGATGCCGGGCCGGGCCCGGGAGCTGGGCGTCGACAGCGAGGAGGAGGCGTCCTGGCGGGACGCGGCCGTCGCGGTGTACGTGCCCTATGACGAGGACCTGCAGGTACATCCGCAGTCCGAAGGCTTCACCGGGTACGCGGTGTGGGAGTTCGAGGCGTACAAGGACAGGTACCCGCTGCTGCTGCACGCGCCGTACTTCCAGCTGTACCGCACCCAGGTGGTGAAACAGGCCGATCTGATCCTGGCCGCGTACTGGTGTGGTGACGCGTTCACGCCCGAGCAGAAGGCCCGTGACTTCGACTACTACGAGCGCCTGACGGTACGGGACTCGTCTTTGTCAGCGTGTGTCCAGGCGGTGATGGCTGCTGAGGTAGGACATCTCGACCTGGCGTACGACTACGCGTACGAGGCCGCGCTGATCGACATGCGCAACCTGCACCACAACACCGGCGACGGGCTGCACATGGCGTCGCTCGGCGGTGCCTGGAGCGCGCTGGTGGCCGGGTTCGGCGGGTTGCGGGATCGCGATGGGGTGCTGTCGTTCGATCCGGCGTTGCCGATCGGCCTGTCCGGGTTGAGTTTCACGGTCCGGTGGCGCGGGGTGCGGCTGAAGGTGGAGATCGATCCGGTGTCGGTGCGCTACACCGTGCACGACGGGCCGGACGCGTCGATCGTGCTGCGGCATGCCGGTGAAGAGGTGACGGTCAGCGCGACGCGGCCGGTGGTCCGGACACTGGAGAAGCGCCGGCCGTTGCTGCCGCGTCCACCGCAACCACCGGGCCGCGAGCCGCGGCCGGCGATGGCGATCAACGAGGAGCAGTAGGACCGGCGCTTCCGGGTACCGTCGTGGTGCGGTCAGTTCTTCTTGCGCGCCGACAGCGACTCGGCGGTGCCGACCAGCAGGACCGACGAGATCACCGCGACGATGAAGCCGAGGATGTTCAGCTCGAAGATGCCGCCGGTCCCGAGGATGCCGGCGATGGTTCCGCCGATCACGGATCCGGCCAGGCCGAGCAGCAGGGTGGCGAGCAGACCGAGCTTCTGCTTCCCGGGCGTGAACAGCCGGGCCAGTGCTCCGATGATGAGTCCGGCGACGATGAAGCCGATCATGGCTGAGATCCTCCGAGAGTTCGAACGTTGTGCCTCCAGTCTGGGGCGCTGGCAGCACCGGGACGAGTGGAGTTCTCCCTGACCGGACCCGGAGCCGA
The genomic region above belongs to Kribbella solani and contains:
- a CDS encoding GlsB/YeaQ/YmgE family stress response membrane protein, which gives rise to MIGFIVAGLIIGALARLFTPGKQKLGLLATLLLGLAGSVIGGTIAGILGTGGIFELNILGFIVAVISSVLLVGTAESLSARKKN
- a CDS encoding glycoside hydrolase family 65 protein gives rise to the protein MIDRGHHPIEPWRLRETRLALDKLAQSESLFALSNGHIGLRGNLDEGEPYAIPGTYLNSFYEQRPLPYAEAGYGYPESGQTLVDVTNGKLIRLLVDDSPFDVRYGFLTKHERSLDFRTGILERDVDWTSPGGKRIRVRSRRLVSLTQRAVAAIEYVVEAVDQPARFVIQSELVANEAQPKLSDDPRVAAVLENPLKPVSHDGGEHGTVLLHRTTRSQQLMAAAMGHEVETTARYAMDQDVREDWARTTVICQLQPGESLRVVKYLAYGWSSLRSETAIRDQVAAALASARFSGWDGLTKQQVEFLDDFWDGADVEVEGHPELQQAVRFALFHVLQAGARAERRAIPSKGLTGAGYDGHTFWDTEGFVLPVLTYTLPDAAADALRWRHSTLEMAKQRAEELGFRGAAFPWRTIRGQECSGYWPAGTAAFHINADIAEAVMRYHRATGDEDFLAEVGLEVLIETARLWMSLGHHDRDGRWHLPGVTGPDEYSAVADDNVFTNLMAARNLRSAAEVAAKMPGRARELGVDSEEEASWRDAAVAVYVPYDEDLQVHPQSEGFTGYAVWEFEAYKDRYPLLLHAPYFQLYRTQVVKQADLILAAYWCGDAFTPEQKARDFDYYERLTVRDSSLSACVQAVMAAEVGHLDLAYDYAYEAALIDMRNLHHNTGDGLHMASLGGAWSALVAGFGGLRDRDGVLSFDPALPIGLSGLSFTVRWRGVRLKVEIDPVSVRYTVHDGPDASIVLRHAGEEVTVSATRPVVRTLEKRRPLLPRPPQPPGREPRPAMAINEEQ